A genomic segment from Ciconia boyciana chromosome 5, ASM3463844v1, whole genome shotgun sequence encodes:
- the AASDH gene encoding beta-alanine-activating enzyme isoform X2, with translation MTLQEMVNQAASLYSDRKAVWFDECNDKPPTFYTYATVVKLAMELTSFLRKHCDQQGKCEIGLYCYPGINLPSWILGILQVPAAYSPVDPDAPPVLSTYFMKKSNLQYILVENDKINKFRMSHVGWFYCNSSTIEHIGLTLFQMSSSNADLNSQVDDVKSKYEPFKAMGNSQPGYSICPDQTEVKTSEGGYMDVGQKYSLAYVLHTSGTTGIPKIVRVPHKCIVPNIQHLKSIFEITQNDVLFLASPLTFDPSVVELFIALTSGASILVVPNTIKMMPVELSAALFHHHHVTVLQATPTLLRRFGAHIIKSTVLSANTSLRVLALGGEAFPVLNLLKSWKHKENKTSVFNLYGITEVSSWATCYKIPEEVFSADFRTDFPIPLGSPLLGTKVEVRDTNGSAVLEGEGQIFIGGEERICFLDDEITVPLGTMRETGDFVRVQNAKLFFLGRKDNQIKRHGKRFNIECLQQAAEDLCQVEACAVTWYQQEKLILFVVPKDDLEERETLKELQKHLPAHAVPDELVLIKTLPLTSHGKVDISELNKIYQNHLNSRRRDSKLSGAEELWERLQYLWKSVLGLLGDSTGISKDAVFLYSGGDSLKALRFYDEIEMLVGKAVPGLLEVILSRSIEEVYRHILKILFPDEDQLMNYDNVVKRKLSGNSGEDFRGKYIKLKSERGLEVASGLISFLALSRGNHFFSMNFTKSFVQPNNTVQVGVELLQQPSFLHLVTPSIMKSHAQGYEMENRILTVTDKASKTNCCSVHQVHAECSHVTTAELALCIRWKSNTRKCVDASPLVIIPCKEEVSASVYVGSHSHAMQAIDLDLGEIKWEKNLGDRIESSACISKCGNFIVVGCYDGLVYVLQSSDGEIHWTFVTEDTVKSSAVVDPSSGLVYIGSHDQHVYALDIYKKACIWKLHCEGGAVFSSPCLSSFPHHLYVATLGGLLLAVNPVWQFSTDGPVFSSPCISSLTKQEIFFGSHDCFIYCCNMEGNLLWKFEATSSLYGTPFVFQSDDLKNRILLAAVSTDGKVWILNAKSGTAEGVDKLPGEVFSSPVVWGTKLVVGCRNDYVYCLDLYITGKKEQLRC, from the exons ATGACTCTTCAGGAAATGGTGAATCAGGCAGCTAGCCTGTACTCTGATAGAAAAGCAGTTTGGTTTGATGAATGCAATGACAAACCTCCAACTTTCTACACATATGCGACGGTGGTTAAGCTTGCCATGGAATTAACATCTTTCCTTCGAAAGCACTGTGATCagcaaggaaaatgtgaaataggCCTTTACTGCTATCCAGGAATAAACTTACCGTCTTGGATCTTAGG AATCCTTCAGGTTCCAGCTGCCTATTCTCCTGTTGATCCAGATGCACCACCAGTGTTATCCACTTACTTcatgaagaaaagcaatctTCAGTATATTCTTGTTGagaatgacaaaataaat aaattccGAATGTCCCATGTTGGTTGGTTTTACTGCAATTCTTCCACAATAGAACATATTGGTTTAACTCTCTTCCAAATGAGCTCAAGCAACGCTGATTTAAATTCACAAGTAGATGACGTGAAAAGTAAATATGAACCTTTCAAAGCTATGGGTAACTCACAGCCAGGATATAGCATTTGCCCAGATCAAACCGAAGTAAAAACATCAGAAGGAGGATATATGGATGTTGGCCAGAAATACTCTTTAGCATACGTCTTGCATACATCAGGAACTACAGGGATCCCCAAAATAGTCAGAGTGCCTCATAAATGTATAGTGCCAAATATTCAGCATCTTAA ATCCATATTTGAGATCACACAGAATGATGTGCTATTCCTGGCTTCTCCTCTAACGTTTGACCCATCTGTGGTTGAATTGTTCATTGCTCTGACAAGCGGAGCCTCTATTCTTGTAGTACCAAACACTATTAAAATGATGCCTGTGGAGCTGTCTGCTGCTCTCTTTCACCATCACCATGTGACAGTGTTGCAG GCAACACCAACACTACTCAGAAGGTTTGGAGCTCACATTATTAAATCAACAGTGTTGTCTGCAAATACTTCACTTCGTGTCTTAGCCCTTGGTGGCGAAGCATTTCCTGTACTGAATCTCTTGAAAAGTTGGAAGCACAAGGAGAACAAAACAAGTGTTTTTAATCTGTATGGTATTACTGAAGTGTCAAGCTGGGCCACTTGCTACAAGATTCCTGAAGAGGTTTTTAGCGCTGATTTTAG AACTGATTTCCCTATACCTTTGGGATCACCGCTCCTTGGAACAAAAGTTGAGGTCAGAGATACCAACGGTTCTGCAGTTCTAGAAGGCGAGGGACAAATATTTATAG GTGGTGAAGAACGAATCTGCTTTCTTGATGATGAAATAACTGTACCCCTGGGTACAATGAGAGAAACGGGGGATTTTGTAAGAGTGCAGAATGCAAAGTTGTTCTTCTTGGGTCGGAAAGACAATCAGATTAAGCGTCACGGCAAACGTTTTAATATTGAATGTTTGCAGCAG gCTGCTGAAGATCTTTGTCAGGTAGAAGCTTGTGCAGTGACCTGGTATCAACAGGAAAAACTTATCCTGTTTGTTGTACCCAAAGATGATttagaagagagagaaacactTAAAGAACTCCAGAAACATCTACCAGCTCATGCAGTCCCTGATGAGCTTGTACTGATTAAAACTTTGCCTTTAACATCACATG GCAAAGTTGATATATCTGAACTGAACAAGATTTACCAGAACCATCTAAACTCCAGAAGGCGTGACAGTAAGCTGAGTGGCGCAGAGGAATTGTGGGAAAGATTGCAGTATTTATGGAAG TCTGTTCTGGGTCTCCTAGGTGATTCCACCGGAATTTCTAAAGATGCAGTATTTCTGTACAGTGGTGGAGACTCCTTAAAGGCTCTACGATTTTACGATGAAATTGAGATGCTAGTAGGCAAAGCTGTGCCTGGACTCCTTGAAGTTATTCTCAGCCGCTCGATTGAAGAGGTTTATAGACATATtcttaaaattctgtttccagaTGAAGACCAATTAATGAATTATGACAATgttgtgaaaagaaaattaagtggCAACAGTGGAGAGGACTTCCgtggaaaatatattaaactgAAATCTGAAAGAGGTCTTGAGGTTGCTTCAGGGTTAATTTCGTTTCTTGCGCTAAGCAGAGgaaatcattttttttctatgaatttCACCAAGTCTTTTGTGCAACCCAATAATACAGTACAGGTAGGAGTGGAACTGCTACAGCAACCATCCTTTCTGCATTTAGTGACTCCAAGTATAATGAAAAGCCATGCGCAAGGGTATGAAATGGAGAACAGAATTTTAACAGTTACGGACAAGGCAAGTAAAACCAACTGTTGCTCCGTACATCAGGTCCATGCAGAATGTAGTCATGTAACAACAGCAGAGTTAGCATTATGCATAAGATGGAAgtcaaatacaagaaaatgtgTTGATGCATCACCACTGGTTATAATACCATGTAAAGAAGAAGTATCTGCATCTGTGTATGTTGGCTCTCACTCTCATGCAATGCAGGCGATTGATCTAGATTTGGGAGAAATAAAATGGGAGAAGAACCTTGGAGATCGTATTGAATCTTCTGCTTGCATATCGAAGTGTGGAAATTTCATTGTTGTTG GTTGTTATGATGGCTTAGTGTATGTGCTTCAAAGCAGTGATGGAGAAATACATTGGACTTTTGTCACAGAAGATACAGTGAAAAGCTCTGCAGTTGTAGACCCTTCCAGTGGACTAGTCTACATAGGATCACATGACCAACACGTATATGCTCTGGATATTTAT AAAAAGGCATGTATATGGAAGTTACATTGCGAAGGTGGAGCTGTGTTTTCATCTCCTTGTCTAAGTTCTTTTCCACATCATCTTTATGTTGCTACACTAGGAGGACTATTATTGGCTGTAAACCCA GTTTGGCAGTTTTCCACTGATGGACCGGTGTTTTCATCTCCATGCATCTCAAGCTTAACgaagcaagaaatattttttggcTCCCATGATTGCTTTATCTACTGTTGTAACATGGAGGGTAATTTACTGTGGAAATTTGAAGCCACTTCAAGTTTATATGGAACACCATTCGTTTTCCAAAGTGATGACTTAAAGAACAGAATTCTTTTGGCAGCAGTATCTACAGATGGCAAAGTGTGGATCCTGAATGCCAAGAGTGGAACAGCAGAAGGAGTAGATAAGCTTCCAGGAGAGGTTTTCTCTTCCCCTGTAGTATGGGGAACAAAGCTTGTTGTTGGCTGTAGAAATGATTATGTTTATTGCCTAGATTTGTatataacaggaaaaaaagaacagctaaGATGTTAG
- the AASDH gene encoding beta-alanine-activating enzyme isoform X3 encodes MTLQEMVNQAASLYSDRKAVWFDECNDKPPTFYTYATVVKLAMELTSFLRKHCDQQGKCEIGLYCYPGINLPSWILGILQVPAAYSPVDPDAPPVLSTYFMKKSNLQYILVENDKINKFRMSHVGWFYCNSSTIEHIGLTLFQMSSSNADLNSQVDDVKSKYEPFKAMGNSQPGYSICPDQTEVKTSEGGYMDVGQKYSLAYVLHTSGTTGIPKIVRVPHKCIVPNIQHLKSIFEITQNDVLFLASPLTFDPSVVELFIALTSGASILVVPNTIKMMPVELSAALFHHHHVTVLQATPTLLRRFGAHIIKSTVLSANTSLRVLALGGEAFPVLNLLKSWKHKENKTSVFNLYGITEVSSWATCYKIPEEVFSADFRTDFPIPLGSPLLGTKVEVRDTNGSAVLEGEGQIFIGGEERICFLDDEITVPLGTMRETGDFVRVQNAKLFFLGRKDNQIKRHGKRFNIECLQQAAEDLCQVEACAVTWYQQEKLILFVVPKDDLEERETLKELQKHLPAHAVPDELVLIKTLPLTSHGKVDISELNKIYQNHLNSRRRDSKLSGAEELWERLQYLWKSVLGLLGDSTGISKDAVFLYSGGDSLKALRFYDEIEMLVGKAVPGLLEVILSRSIEEVYRHILKILFPDEDQLMNYDNVVKRKLSGNSGEDFRGKYIKLKSERGLEVASGLISFLALSRGNHFFSMNFTKSFVQPNNTVQVGVELLQQPSFLHLVTPSIMKSHAQGYEMENRILTVTDKASKTNCCSVHQVHAECSHVTTAELALCIRWKSNTRKCVDASPLVIIPCKEEVSASVYVGSHSHAMQAIDLDLGEIKWEKNLGDRIESSACISKCGNFIVVGCYDGLVYVLQSSDGEIHWTFVTEDTVKSSAVVDPSSGLVYIGSHDQHVYALDIYKKACIWKLHCEGGAVFSSPCLSSFPHHLYVATLGGLLLAVNPIFHAAIYR; translated from the exons ATGACTCTTCAGGAAATGGTGAATCAGGCAGCTAGCCTGTACTCTGATAGAAAAGCAGTTTGGTTTGATGAATGCAATGACAAACCTCCAACTTTCTACACATATGCGACGGTGGTTAAGCTTGCCATGGAATTAACATCTTTCCTTCGAAAGCACTGTGATCagcaaggaaaatgtgaaataggCCTTTACTGCTATCCAGGAATAAACTTACCGTCTTGGATCTTAGG AATCCTTCAGGTTCCAGCTGCCTATTCTCCTGTTGATCCAGATGCACCACCAGTGTTATCCACTTACTTcatgaagaaaagcaatctTCAGTATATTCTTGTTGagaatgacaaaataaat aaattccGAATGTCCCATGTTGGTTGGTTTTACTGCAATTCTTCCACAATAGAACATATTGGTTTAACTCTCTTCCAAATGAGCTCAAGCAACGCTGATTTAAATTCACAAGTAGATGACGTGAAAAGTAAATATGAACCTTTCAAAGCTATGGGTAACTCACAGCCAGGATATAGCATTTGCCCAGATCAAACCGAAGTAAAAACATCAGAAGGAGGATATATGGATGTTGGCCAGAAATACTCTTTAGCATACGTCTTGCATACATCAGGAACTACAGGGATCCCCAAAATAGTCAGAGTGCCTCATAAATGTATAGTGCCAAATATTCAGCATCTTAA ATCCATATTTGAGATCACACAGAATGATGTGCTATTCCTGGCTTCTCCTCTAACGTTTGACCCATCTGTGGTTGAATTGTTCATTGCTCTGACAAGCGGAGCCTCTATTCTTGTAGTACCAAACACTATTAAAATGATGCCTGTGGAGCTGTCTGCTGCTCTCTTTCACCATCACCATGTGACAGTGTTGCAG GCAACACCAACACTACTCAGAAGGTTTGGAGCTCACATTATTAAATCAACAGTGTTGTCTGCAAATACTTCACTTCGTGTCTTAGCCCTTGGTGGCGAAGCATTTCCTGTACTGAATCTCTTGAAAAGTTGGAAGCACAAGGAGAACAAAACAAGTGTTTTTAATCTGTATGGTATTACTGAAGTGTCAAGCTGGGCCACTTGCTACAAGATTCCTGAAGAGGTTTTTAGCGCTGATTTTAG AACTGATTTCCCTATACCTTTGGGATCACCGCTCCTTGGAACAAAAGTTGAGGTCAGAGATACCAACGGTTCTGCAGTTCTAGAAGGCGAGGGACAAATATTTATAG GTGGTGAAGAACGAATCTGCTTTCTTGATGATGAAATAACTGTACCCCTGGGTACAATGAGAGAAACGGGGGATTTTGTAAGAGTGCAGAATGCAAAGTTGTTCTTCTTGGGTCGGAAAGACAATCAGATTAAGCGTCACGGCAAACGTTTTAATATTGAATGTTTGCAGCAG gCTGCTGAAGATCTTTGTCAGGTAGAAGCTTGTGCAGTGACCTGGTATCAACAGGAAAAACTTATCCTGTTTGTTGTACCCAAAGATGATttagaagagagagaaacactTAAAGAACTCCAGAAACATCTACCAGCTCATGCAGTCCCTGATGAGCTTGTACTGATTAAAACTTTGCCTTTAACATCACATG GCAAAGTTGATATATCTGAACTGAACAAGATTTACCAGAACCATCTAAACTCCAGAAGGCGTGACAGTAAGCTGAGTGGCGCAGAGGAATTGTGGGAAAGATTGCAGTATTTATGGAAG TCTGTTCTGGGTCTCCTAGGTGATTCCACCGGAATTTCTAAAGATGCAGTATTTCTGTACAGTGGTGGAGACTCCTTAAAGGCTCTACGATTTTACGATGAAATTGAGATGCTAGTAGGCAAAGCTGTGCCTGGACTCCTTGAAGTTATTCTCAGCCGCTCGATTGAAGAGGTTTATAGACATATtcttaaaattctgtttccagaTGAAGACCAATTAATGAATTATGACAATgttgtgaaaagaaaattaagtggCAACAGTGGAGAGGACTTCCgtggaaaatatattaaactgAAATCTGAAAGAGGTCTTGAGGTTGCTTCAGGGTTAATTTCGTTTCTTGCGCTAAGCAGAGgaaatcattttttttctatgaatttCACCAAGTCTTTTGTGCAACCCAATAATACAGTACAGGTAGGAGTGGAACTGCTACAGCAACCATCCTTTCTGCATTTAGTGACTCCAAGTATAATGAAAAGCCATGCGCAAGGGTATGAAATGGAGAACAGAATTTTAACAGTTACGGACAAGGCAAGTAAAACCAACTGTTGCTCCGTACATCAGGTCCATGCAGAATGTAGTCATGTAACAACAGCAGAGTTAGCATTATGCATAAGATGGAAgtcaaatacaagaaaatgtgTTGATGCATCACCACTGGTTATAATACCATGTAAAGAAGAAGTATCTGCATCTGTGTATGTTGGCTCTCACTCTCATGCAATGCAGGCGATTGATCTAGATTTGGGAGAAATAAAATGGGAGAAGAACCTTGGAGATCGTATTGAATCTTCTGCTTGCATATCGAAGTGTGGAAATTTCATTGTTGTTG GTTGTTATGATGGCTTAGTGTATGTGCTTCAAAGCAGTGATGGAGAAATACATTGGACTTTTGTCACAGAAGATACAGTGAAAAGCTCTGCAGTTGTAGACCCTTCCAGTGGACTAGTCTACATAGGATCACATGACCAACACGTATATGCTCTGGATATTTAT AAAAAGGCATGTATATGGAAGTTACATTGCGAAGGTGGAGCTGTGTTTTCATCTCCTTGTCTAAGTTCTTTTCCACATCATCTTTATGTTGCTACACTAGGAGGACTATTATTGGCTGTAAACCCA ATATTCCATGCTGCCATTTACAGGTGA